A genome region from Chlorogloeopsis sp. ULAP01 includes the following:
- a CDS encoding ABC transporter substrate-binding protein — MKKNFFNFLLLAVAIALLAISCQQIQTHRAATKPAPVTVKLSGWGSDPIEQKLLKQVLKDFEAQHPGIKVRYEVISDQYMDVIKTRLVGEAAPDVFYLDALEAPFLMSQNVLEPLDAYITSDFDLSDFEENLINSFKYDHQIYGLPKDYSTLTLFYNKKAFTAVGLTSPPKTWDELRTYSKQLTTDKNQDGRIDQYGYGVIPELARQAYKIGAFGGQLVDENGYATFASAAGLKGLQLVVEQYQKERSSAQKSDVGTNSGSEMFGQGKVAMVIEGNWAIPFLKETFPQLEFATAEVPSINNKKGTMVFTVAYVMNKQSQHKSEAWQLISYLTGKEGMEKWTGTGFALPTRKSIGQKLGYDKDPLRSPFLAGVDYAMPWQAGKYPAAIMNSFDNQFVSALLGQQPLQQAMQRAQQEANKLIKAME, encoded by the coding sequence ATGAAAAAGAATTTTTTTAACTTTTTACTCCTGGCAGTAGCGATTGCTCTGTTGGCAATCAGTTGTCAGCAGATACAAACTCATAGAGCTGCCACTAAACCAGCCCCAGTCACCGTCAAACTGAGTGGTTGGGGTTCAGATCCTATAGAGCAAAAACTATTAAAACAAGTATTAAAAGACTTTGAGGCACAGCATCCAGGTATCAAGGTAAGGTATGAGGTTATCTCTGACCAATACATGGATGTAATTAAAACCCGCTTAGTTGGCGAAGCCGCACCTGATGTCTTCTATTTGGATGCTCTTGAGGCTCCTTTCCTCATGAGTCAGAATGTCCTAGAACCATTAGATGCTTATATTACTTCCGATTTTGACTTATCTGACTTTGAAGAAAATTTAATTAATAGCTTTAAGTACGATCACCAGATTTATGGTTTACCCAAAGACTATTCCACATTAACACTGTTTTATAACAAAAAAGCATTTACCGCCGTAGGTTTGACTAGTCCCCCTAAAACTTGGGATGAGTTGCGTACCTACTCCAAGCAATTGACAACAGACAAAAATCAAGACGGTAGAATTGACCAATACGGTTATGGAGTAATTCCGGAGTTAGCGCGTCAAGCTTACAAAATAGGAGCTTTTGGTGGGCAACTAGTAGACGAAAATGGTTATGCAACCTTTGCCTCTGCAGCTGGTTTGAAAGGATTGCAATTAGTAGTAGAGCAGTATCAAAAAGAACGTTCTTCTGCTCAAAAATCTGACGTTGGAACTAACTCAGGTAGTGAAATGTTCGGTCAAGGCAAAGTGGCAATGGTGATTGAGGGTAACTGGGCTATTCCATTCCTCAAAGAAACTTTTCCCCAGTTAGAGTTTGCTACCGCAGAAGTACCATCTATTAATAATAAAAAAGGCACAATGGTTTTTACGGTTGCCTACGTGATGAACAAACAATCACAGCACAAAAGCGAAGCTTGGCAGTTAATTTCCTATCTTACGGGTAAAGAAGGCATGGAAAAGTGGACAGGAACAGGCTTTGCTTTGCCCACACGCAAATCAATAGGACAGAAATTAGGCTATGACAAAGATCCGTTGCGATCGCCATTTTTAGCAGGAGTTGACTATGCGATGCCGTGGCAAGCAGGTAAATATCCGGCAGCAATTATGAACAGCTTTGATAACCAGTTTGTCAGCGCTTTGTTGGGGCAGCAACCACTACAGCAGGCGATGCAGCGAGCGCAGCAAGAAGCGAATAAGTTGATAAAGGCGATGGAGTAA